CAATATCACTTAACACTTCCTTGGCCCAGGTGTGTGAGATTTTCTACGACCAcagaatttaaagaaattatagTATAGAAGAGAATTGTGTagccaacccaaaaaaaatcagggATGCATTGGAATTTTAGAATGACTCTATATCCAAGAAGAGCTTGTTTAATCCACAGAACCAATATCTTTGTTTCACCAATCTTCTAACTCAGATGGAGGAAGTTCTAAGGAGTAACTACAAATATCCTTACAAGTCCAGTTTTGATATCAATACCTGTAGCTTCCCTGCAGCGGAAGAAACCATTACAATTCTCGGCGAATCAGATAGCTGGAGGACAGGAAAAAGTGCTTCAGTCACTCTTTTGGTGCCATAGTAGTTTACTTGTAGACATTCTTCAGCTGTCTCATAAGTTTGCCTTACCATTTGTCTAAATTTAGCTATCTTTGTTTCTGGCTGCACAAGTGAATGCAATATTTCAGCATAAGTTTGAATCCTTTCCTTTAACAACAGAGGAGAGGATCAGAGACTCACAGAATCATCCACTGCCATCAGGTCTCTATAAGCAGCATCATCTAATTTGACTCCAAAGACACCTGCATTGTTCACCTACAATAAATTTCAGCTTAAATCATTTAACCAATCTAATCAAGATGCCAGGATTTTCTGCAACTTGAAAATATGGGATTCCAAAGTTACCAAGATATCAAGCTTTCCAAACTGGGTTTTGATGAAATGAGCAAGGGAAGCAATACTAGCAGGGTCCTTCATATCCAACTGATGGAAAACCACATCAGATAGTCCATACCCTTTGAGCTTCTCAACAGCTTCAATACCCTTCTTCTCATCTCTTGCTGTTAAAACCACTGCTACACCATTTGAGGCTAACTGGCGACATATCTCCAATCCAATCCCCTTATTGGCTCCTGTAACAACTGCCAATCTGCAATACAACACTTGGTTAGGATAACTAGTAGTAACCTTTAATGGGCTTGGATAGAAATCCATTGAAGGAACTGAATCTGTTACCTCTTTGATGCAGAATTTGTGGTGGTGCCTGTCATGTTTGATGATGAGAACTGATGGAGCTGGGCAAACTCAAGTCTGGGCAAAATGCTATTCTAGTTGCTCATTGCACAGATATGCTTAGGCTTAGGAACCTATTTGTAATGATCTTTGATAGAAAAGATGCACATATCTGAAGCCATCAGAGTGAAATTTGTGATGCTTGCGCGTGCCATTACGTCATCCTATTGAAAATTCAATAAAACCAGGCAGTCTAATCAAAGTCAAACACGAAAACTGGACTTTTGTTGTCTTAGTTTGAAAGGAGCAAAAGCCAGGCATATGCTGTCCTGTGTGTGTTAAGTAAAGCTCCTTTAACTTCTTTCCTTTATAAATCTTATCTGAAATTCTGATGAGATACGATTTTACTAATGGATGAATCCGGGTTGGATCTCCAGTTCGATAGATAAAGAAAATTTGTTCTTGCTTTCGAGTACCCTTACATCATTATTTAGAAATCAATTAGTCCAGTCTTAGCAAAACATAGATAAccatggagaaagttttccttcaaagCACCTCTCTTACAGCCATCAATGGCCATAAATATCTACCCTTGTTTAGGAATGATCAATAATATCCCTCACTATTGTATGATACTGTATGTACACCATTCAAAGGTTCTCCCTTGACCATGATTGAAGGAATGCTTGGTCCCAATTTAATAgtggattaagttttccttcccCTATTGTAAAGGAATAATTCTTTTTTGACAAGTGATGTGGCCTCATGATTGATGTCCGCTGTCATCATTACATTCCTATCCCTATTTATGAAATTACCCCTCCCTAATGCAATCTGCTATTACCAATTACCAATGGCCATgttgaagaaaatttttctttcaccaTAGGTGAAGGGAAACTCGGCCCTTATGATTAAATGCAATTGATTTCCCTGTTGGGCTACATAGCATATGCTAGCACCAACCTGTGTCTGTCTTTATCCTCTGACAATAGGGGAGGATATGTAATTTCActgaataggagagagagagagagagagagagagagagagagagagagagagagagagagagagagagagagaatagcatTAAGGAAACAATGTAATTCCATCTTCATTCTCTCTCAGGAAGATGGTCTTGGACAACATTCAACCAAAATAAGATTACCTTCATCaaccaagaaaaaggaaatcttGAACAATATTCAATCAAAGGAAGCCACTTCCTTCTGGAAAAAGAATAGCCCAGAAGGGCCATCATCAGGCAACAACGCCAACTTTACAGGACCTGCTGCACCTTCTTAAACATTAGATTTCCCTGTGTTGtggttaaaattttcttttttttggggggggggggtcgtAGACTATGTATAACTTTCTATTCGTTTGATCAGGGAGCCCGGCTGATTAGGAACACCGAAAACATTAAGAACTAGTCGATTGTTGAAGCAGCCCATGTGGATTTCCAACATTACTGATGCCATTTGTCAAGGGAATACCTAGTCTAAGCCCTCCCCtcgcctccctccctccctttctCTATTTTACTGTCTCATAATGGCTGCATGGGCTCACATGGTCCCAATATATACTATTCACGACTTTCTTGTTGGTTAAATCTACTTGCATCTTTGTTTTCAATTGATCCAATTGCTTAAAAAGCCTTAAAGCCTTGAGATCCTATAGGAAGTTCACTTTGTCATATGTACTGGAATACAATAGAAAATCTAGTAGATGCCAAATAATAGATACTTCTTTTAATGCAATCCACCCAAACATGACATATTAAAGTAATCTCTTCTGCATTAGGTAGAAGGTAGTATCTTCTGCACTCCTCTGGGTATAGGAGTGTAAAGCCCATGTTTGCAAATGGTTACAGGCCCCTTGAAAAGGTGGTAACTCTCAAAATGAACTTGCCTTACTTCTGCCACACCTTCCCTGAGAAGCAAAGAAAGGAGAAACAAAAAGGAGTGGAGGAGAGGGTAGGGGGTATGATATCATATTGTGTCTTTCTGGGTCACTGGATAGCTCCCCATCAGGGACTTGCTTTCCTTGTGTTCAATATTGGAAGTGCCACCCTTTGTGATTAGCTGACACCTATAGAAAGAAGGATATTTCAGCAGGTCTGTTCTGTTGCAACAATGGACTGGAGATGAGGTTTAAGTGCCCTATATCTCAGCGGGTTTCTGTCTCATAGGTATTAATAGGAAGGTGCGCATGGAGTGAGATACAATTTTCATACAGGACATGGTAGACTCGTGGCTAAGCTGTTGCATCTGGGCCAATCTCTCCCCTAATCTCCTGATACTTTCATTCTTTTTAcaataaagaggaaaaaaaaaatttaagagagaAAGATCTAGGTCATTAGAACAGCATTGTAGACTATGATCCTCAGTTCTGTAGTTGTTTATATAACTATAATGAGTAAAGATGCATAAAATGTCTACCATTTACTGTTCTGATGCTCCAACACAGTTTAGTTTAACTATTTCATGAGAGAGAGCGCTAACATCTATCACTACCTACTAGCCCAAACCAAATCAGGATCTCAAATAAATATTGATCATCAAGTTGATCTTAAACACATATATTCCAAGAAAGTTATTCTAACCAAAACACAAGAGTCTTCTAAGATTCCAAATTGCAATTTACAAACAATTATGCAAAGTCAACCTGAGAACATCTTCTTATTCATCAGAAATTAGTCTCACATTTTCTTCCTTGTTTCgtccaatcaaaataaaaagaatgaggAGAGAATAATGCCGCATTAcaagaacaaaaatgaaaacaaaagactCTCATTGATAGAAAATCATGCCTCTCCTCCCCAGTAAATATATATGCCATCTAAGACTATACTAGGTCACCATCAACCATCAACCCATCTGATCATCCATTGATGTAGGAAGGATAAATATTGCAGAAACAGTCATTGGCATACCGTTGCCCAGAATCAAGCTACTCTGGCTCTTCCTTGCCCAGACTCGGCCACGGCCTCGGCCTCAATTTTGGCTTTATTTTTCTCTATCGCCGCGGCAACCTCCTGTGGCATATACTTCTCGTCGTGCTTCGCGAGAACCTCAGTTGCCGCGAAATAACAATCTCCACTCAAGGCCTTAGCAGACACACGCCTCGCTGACGATGCCAGCTTCTCCTTAGGCTCCCCCGAGAATGGACGAACGAATCCCTCAACAACCACAGAGTGCCCTTCCCTAAACAAATCAGGGAGTGAACCCTGGTAACGTACCAAGATATCAGTGATCAAGTCTGTGACCACAAACTCCATATCAGGAGACGAAGCCGGCTGGGTCACGCTCCCTTCCAGAACCAACCCACCTAAcctgaacttgttcttcgaagGGTTTGTAGAGTACTTCTCCATGGCATCAGTAGGTGTGACATAGAACACCAATTGGTCCTGGAAATTGTTCAAGACGATTACAATAAACCCGGCTATGCAACTGAAGGTGAGTGCGTAAGTCCAGAGGCGGCGGTTCTGAAGCTGACGAGCTCTGGCACCGATGTCAACGGTTCGTTTGCGAACTGGTTGCCGATTGAGGGTCGATAGATACCGAATTCCAGCACTTGAGAAGGAAAATTCGACGGGAATGACAGAAAGATTAGATGGAGAAGTAATTGACAGTAGAGATTCAGGAACGGCGATGAAGGGGGAGGCGCGATGGGCGGAGAATTGCGAAAGAGTGCTTTGAAGACGAGATCTGAATCGTAAGCAAAACCTGGAAGCCATTGGAACTTCTCCAGATGATTTTAAGcgtaaagagagaaaaataaatagattaatTGATCGAAAACCTGAGCTTCAAGAGCAATTtgtggaagaaattgaaaacCCTAGAAGGAAAAGAACCAGAGAAAGAGGTTCAAAATCAATTCACCTCCTCCCTGAGATTTCTCCAGAAGAGATCGTAAGGAAACGCTAGAATTTCATTCTCAGACAATTAGTCAATAGATCTCTAGACGATTCCCTGTTTAGGCTTTTATTATTCTTTCAAAAGGCAAGAGGTTTGACGCACGAGGAAGGTCTTAGAGGGTATATTGGTAGGAAAACAGGGTATATTGGTAATTACAGTTATGTAGCATTTGGTGGATCCATTACACATTATTGGGCCATGATCCATTGAACAGAAAGGCATAAAGCCCATATGGTGGATCCATTacacattattttatttttatttttatttttttttgtggagatGAGAGACTTTATAGTGAATTTTTACCATGTGGACGAGATGATTTACCATTTTGACTGTAGAAAGGGAATCTTTAGCTCTAATAATTTGGTTGATCACTTATAAGGATGTCATCCTGTTTTAAAGTATTATTACGTCACCTGAATAAATTCAACtaattgatttgaaatttaacACAAGATTACTCAATGATAAGATCATGCCCCCCAAATTCGAGTCCGAAATTGTCATGTGACAACTATAGTAAATATTTGGGAAAGGTTTCAAACTGGATTTGGATGAACCCATCTTAACTTGTAGACCtcgcttaaaaaaaaaattgttattggtGACCATAAGCATCCTAAAAATGTTCAACAGGAAGAAgcgagagaaaatgaaaacaagtTTCCTTTTGGATTAAAGTATAGTTactataataatatttttgtaCGATAATTTTTAGATTAGGGCATAGCCAACGCAGGAGGTTTCCTCTATTATGGGATTTGAGAAGGGTTATAATGTAAGCAACCTTACGTCTGCTTTGTGTAAAGACTGTCTCTCAAAGTTACAGACTAATCTTTTCTCAAATAATTGTCAACCAAACACTTAATAACCAAAGGAAGTTTTCTTGCCAAATATCTTGATAAACATAGTAAATTAGATAAGTGGCTTAAGATATGATGTGATGCAATTCAATTTAGGGTTCCTCTAAATGGCTAACACTGGGTTGTAGACATTTCTTACCTTTATGTTTTCAattataggggtgtcaattccaagcccgcacTGGTAGGCCCGATCAAACCCGACACGTTTATGACCCAACTTAGATCGGcttgattaataaacgtgtcaggctcaaataggtagtacacggtgcagccACCTAGCCCGACGGGCTTCCGACCAGCTCGACACATTTACAAGTCCGATTTGAACTAACTCTTTTAAGTTCGACTTAACCCAACCCCTTTTAATActacttggttttttttttttttttttttttttaatttagtcCTAAgggtatgtgatatgtacaattaAGATGGTAGTAATTGTTATATGaatattcatcttttttatgcatagtttaattgatttgaacttactaaacttgggttatgtaggcatagtttaattgatttgagtttcgtgggttaaagatcgagtaCTTTAATAATTTAGTTACTTTGCACATATTTggcttaattcattttaactattggatctttttctttgttatgcccatctttgcttcatttttttagtatttctcttcaagcacatttaatgtaacaattttaaagaggacccgtttaaagcccgtttaaagttaaatatgtctattgtcacaccccgttcacacagaactggaccggtgaccgggctaactccggttaacccaaacctgttaggatcatctgacacagtacccaaccacaacatacacacatctaagataaacgttcaaaagttcagcagaagacttaatttacctgtaaataccccaaatATACTTGATACACAAATTATAGTAtgtagataaatacatgtgggcccgcaggcatgatatttacacaaaaagaataataattcacGTATGAAATACACacaaaaagggatcatcaaaagaataaaaaagtaaaactctgtacggcgtcaatactgcggtctcgcagcacagccctcgcacgtgcaatctgtaccgtgctcatactcctcggggacccaccaatcctcatcgaaaaacttaactgtggggcccgacacttgatcttcaggctagtgacctgtaaaatcatctaaaagaggtgtgcacgtgggatgagctcactagctcagtaagtgaaaagaagtatcacacaacaatcacatccatatgcactatatgctatgcaattcattttaaatctcatccacctaaacaacattactaagtctttgatttggtgctactacaaccacagtgcgcgtatgctctgggtacgagcgcgaactccatcccgcgatacgcccatagggttgtggaAGAAGGCCtactgtgagtactcgaaaaaataaagcatgccgactaccggctctcaacataaaagtaaatgacagaaagtaaaggtgctgaccccaggaatttaaaagcagtacgattggccctcttgaatataccactgaggttgtcgact
The DNA window shown above is from Macadamia integrifolia cultivar HAES 741 unplaced genomic scaffold, SCU_Mint_v3 scaffold2283, whole genome shotgun sequence and carries:
- the LOC122066181 gene encoding cytochrome c-type biogenesis protein CcmE homolog, mitochondrial-like — translated: MASRFCLRFRSRLQSTLSQFSAHRASPFIAVPESLLSITSPSNLSVIPVEFSFSSAGIRYLSTLNRQPVRKRTVDIGARARQLQNRRLWTYALTFSCIAGFIVIVLNNFQDQLVFYVTPTDAMEKYSTNPSKNKFRLGGLVLEGSVTQPASSPDMEFVVTDLITDILVRYQGSLPDLFREGHSVVVEGFVRPFSGEPKEKLASSARRVSAKALSGDCYFAATEVLAKHDEKYMPQEVAAAIEKNKAKIEAEAVAESGQGRARVA